From one Dyella sp. 2HG41-7 genomic stretch:
- a CDS encoding MASE1 domain-containing protein, which translates to MLRLWIEKQWRAHRWMAHVAVALGYALVYIAIRPLSVTFWPFAAGLRVAFLMLTPRRHWPAMVVGEVFPLTYFSIQCLSDLGLTWVILDSIPLIIFAMPVISWFRNRAGLFPTPGMVNLTRLLACMLVLSAMWASINYTILSTVRLPSGSYAIPPGTWMKYFIGTYAVLLLVVPWIIMIRIRGRRYILPLLPLRTPITHPLVRDVGIAVLILAGLIGWYRVADASTQATPLMALFLPAVWLTLKHGWRASVVGGTLSLACICALLAWGTEPFNQQAQTLMAMAVTSLYFFGARISEQGRDYGRAQQNAHQDKDVAQNALALGEERLQRTAHALECVGMLLRMDYTEALKCCVAREEWEYFNSQAERLHRHLQHLAESLYPSAWRERGLGAALHETIGKALREAGIIYDCDMVGRELRFLSPALQAALYRVACDAVTALSSSPACTAIRMAIRTGRRQGRRWVVLRIHSVEDNRQVAYAVANSKREGVADVLGAGLRTVEEARKLVLVFDGLLDLRSVPDGKRISMLLCDQVPSAIMPASPIRLWVE; encoded by the coding sequence ATGCTCAGACTTTGGATCGAGAAGCAGTGGCGCGCGCATCGTTGGATGGCGCATGTTGCGGTGGCGCTGGGGTACGCATTGGTGTACATCGCGATAAGGCCGCTTTCCGTCACGTTTTGGCCATTCGCTGCAGGGCTGCGCGTGGCATTTCTGATGCTCACGCCGCGTCGCCACTGGCCAGCGATGGTGGTGGGCGAAGTGTTTCCGCTCACGTATTTCAGTATTCAATGCCTGAGTGACTTGGGGCTCACTTGGGTCATCCTCGATTCCATTCCGCTCATCATTTTTGCTATGCCGGTTATTAGCTGGTTCCGCAATCGTGCTGGATTGTTTCCTACGCCAGGAATGGTCAATCTGACGCGGTTGCTGGCTTGCATGCTAGTGCTTTCAGCGATGTGGGCATCGATCAACTACACCATTCTCTCGACAGTGCGCCTCCCATCCGGTTCTTACGCGATCCCTCCGGGAACGTGGATGAAATATTTCATTGGTACCTATGCTGTTCTGTTATTGGTTGTGCCGTGGATCATCATGATTCGCATTCGAGGGCGAAGATACATCTTGCCACTACTGCCACTGCGTACGCCTATCACGCATCCGCTGGTACGGGATGTCGGGATTGCAGTACTGATCCTGGCGGGGTTGATTGGTTGGTATCGTGTCGCCGACGCGAGCACGCAAGCCACGCCATTAATGGCTCTTTTCCTGCCTGCCGTATGGTTGACGCTAAAGCACGGATGGCGCGCTTCGGTAGTAGGCGGAACGCTTTCTTTGGCCTGTATATGTGCGTTACTTGCTTGGGGCACCGAGCCCTTCAACCAGCAGGCCCAAACGCTGATGGCAATGGCGGTTACCAGCCTGTATTTCTTTGGCGCACGTATTTCCGAGCAAGGGCGCGATTACGGTAGAGCCCAGCAGAATGCACACCAAGACAAAGATGTAGCGCAAAACGCTCTGGCCCTGGGCGAAGAACGCTTGCAGCGAACTGCGCACGCACTGGAGTGTGTAGGCATGCTACTGCGCATGGATTACACCGAAGCGCTGAAATGTTGTGTTGCGCGCGAGGAATGGGAGTACTTCAATAGTCAGGCCGAACGACTGCATCGGCACTTGCAGCACCTTGCTGAAAGCCTGTATCCCAGTGCCTGGCGTGAACGGGGCCTTGGTGCGGCATTGCATGAAACCATCGGCAAGGCACTGCGTGAAGCGGGCATCATTTACGACTGCGATATGGTGGGGCGCGAGTTGCGTTTTCTCAGCCCGGCATTGCAGGCCGCACTCTACCGCGTTGCCTGCGACGCTGTGACGGCGCTCAGTAGCTCACCAGCCTGTACCGCCATTCGGATGGCAATACGTACCGGACGGCGGCAGGGGCGACGCTGGGTGGTTTTGCGCATCCATAGTGTGGAAGACAACCGGCAAGTGGCTTACGCCGTCGCCAATAGTAAACGCGAAGGCGTGGCCGACGTATTAGGTGCCGGCCTTCGCACTGTCGAGGAAGCTCGCAAACTGGTGCTTGTGTTCGACGGACTGTTGGATCTGCGCTCCGTGCCTGACGGCAAGCGTATTTCCATGCTTCTTTGTGATCAGGTGCCAAGCGCGATTATGCCTGCATCGCCGATTCGGCTATGGGTCGAGTGA
- a CDS encoding RHS repeat-associated core domain-containing protein yields MDQGHFAMHVCAVMNERAAPQQNELLQPEKNNAYVGKAWISLVVGLTMIVSASPVFAQTANTKTTYTYDALDRLTQVTDPSGLATTYQYDGLSDPTTLTSPDTGVTARTFDAAGNVLTGTDANQNTVTYTYDAQNRRLSASYTDSTQNITYTYDEPNTATGCSTSYPIGHLTHIVENAVTTAYCYDTQGRVTRKSQSITSPIGAEAPNFGNCPTGMECANDFGTTATVDITSYDYTAAGRLKSITYPSGAQVTYTRDSNGRIQSVSITPPGGTATTVASNVTYQPFGPISGYTLGNGQAITRTYDANYRLTDLVSPAFTLHVARDAMGDITAIGNSAGANPATETYSYDPLYRLTQITEADGSTLESVTYNPTGDRLSKTGSGLATGAYSYNPNTHQLVATGNAARTVDADGNTTAISQAGSTYGFGYNARNRMTLAQLNQSTVANYTYNAEGERVAKTANGTTERYNYGPSSQLLSEYGATNREYVYLDGIPVANLDTQGTTSSIAYVTADELGTPRAIADSSGNTEWSWAYQGNAWGEQSPTSNGYTYNPRFQGQYADAETGLNYNVNRDYDPNLGRYIESDTLGMFGGQSSTYAYVDDNPLDLFDPLGFGACTVLYPDYPIDTGFGFRSSHLGGHGAILSFDSSGETQYYEYGRYSPADPGVIGAKLSQEDGNVRRGPVPDVDVDPKTELPTQKSMDALSKYLSKRYGEGSKAMLVCSAEPDAKKVNKYAQDYAKDKNRPKYSWKPWSSNQCRDFSNRAFGAGQ; encoded by the coding sequence ATGGATCAAGGGCACTTCGCAATGCATGTCTGCGCTGTTATGAATGAGCGCGCCGCTCCACAACAAAACGAGCTGTTGCAACCAGAAAAGAATAATGCGTACGTCGGGAAAGCATGGATAAGCCTTGTTGTTGGCCTGACGATGATCGTGAGTGCATCGCCCGTGTTCGCTCAAACGGCCAACACCAAGACTACGTATACCTACGATGCGTTGGATCGCCTCACCCAGGTGACCGATCCCAGTGGTCTCGCCACCACCTATCAATACGATGGGTTGTCTGATCCGACCACCCTCACCAGTCCCGACACCGGCGTCACCGCGCGCACCTTTGACGCCGCCGGCAACGTCCTCACCGGCACCGATGCCAACCAGAACACCGTCACCTACACCTACGACGCGCAAAACCGCCGTCTAAGTGCCAGCTACACCGACAGCACCCAAAACATCACCTACACCTACGACGAACCCAACACCGCGACGGGCTGCAGCACGTCCTACCCGATCGGTCATTTAACCCACATCGTCGAGAACGCCGTCACCACCGCGTATTGCTACGACACGCAAGGTCGCGTCACCCGCAAGAGCCAATCCATCACGAGCCCAATCGGTGCCGAAGCGCCTAATTTCGGCAACTGCCCTACAGGCATGGAGTGCGCTAATGATTTCGGCACCACGGCAACGGTTGATATCACCAGTTACGATTACACCGCCGCCGGGCGCCTGAAGAGCATCACTTATCCAAGCGGCGCTCAAGTCACCTACACCCGCGATAGCAATGGCAGAATCCAAAGCGTCAGCATCACGCCCCCAGGCGGTACCGCCACCACGGTGGCGAGTAATGTAACGTATCAACCATTCGGCCCCATCAGCGGTTACACCCTGGGTAACGGCCAAGCGATCACCCGCACCTACGATGCCAACTACCGCCTCACCGACCTGGTCAGCCCGGCCTTCACGCTGCACGTCGCCCGCGATGCGATGGGCGATATCACCGCCATCGGCAACAGCGCCGGCGCCAATCCGGCGACCGAAACCTACAGCTACGATCCGCTGTATCGACTAACCCAGATCACCGAAGCCGATGGCAGCACGCTGGAGAGCGTCACCTATAACCCCACCGGTGATCGCCTCAGCAAGACCGGCAGCGGCCTGGCGACGGGCGCCTACAGCTACAACCCGAACACGCATCAGCTCGTGGCGACGGGTAATGCGGCAAGAACAGTGGATGCCGATGGCAACACCACGGCGATCTCGCAAGCGGGCAGCACGTACGGCTTTGGGTACAACGCGCGCAACCGTATGACGCTCGCGCAGCTCAACCAGAGCACGGTCGCTAACTACACCTACAACGCCGAGGGCGAACGCGTTGCCAAAACTGCCAATGGCACCACGGAGCGCTACAACTACGGACCGAGCAGTCAGCTGCTCAGCGAATACGGAGCGACGAACCGAGAGTACGTGTATCTCGACGGCATCCCGGTCGCAAATCTCGACACGCAAGGGACGACGAGCTCCATTGCGTATGTCACCGCAGACGAACTCGGAACACCACGAGCGATTGCTGACAGCAGCGGTAATACGGAGTGGAGTTGGGCATATCAAGGCAACGCATGGGGTGAGCAGTCACCTACGAGCAATGGATACACCTACAACCCGAGATTCCAGGGGCAATACGCAGATGCGGAAACAGGCCTGAATTACAACGTCAATCGTGACTACGACCCCAATCTAGGTAGATACATCGAAAGCGACACACTCGGTATGTTTGGTGGTCAAAGCAGCACATATGCGTACGTCGATGACAACCCGTTAGACCTTTTCGACCCTCTTGGGTTTGGAGCTTGTACTGTGCTGTACCCTGATTACCCAATAGATACCGGATTCGGCTTTAGGTCTAGCCACCTTGGGGGGCATGGGGCAATTCTGAGTTTCGATTCATCTGGTGAGACGCAATACTATGAATATGGGCGCTATTCGCCGGCAGACCCTGGCGTCATTGGAGCAAAGCTTTCTCAAGAAGATGGAAATGTGAGACGGGGGCCTGTTCCAGATGTAGATGTGGATCCAAAAACTGAGTTACCAACGCAAAAATCAATGGATGCTTTGAGTAAATATCTTTCCAAAAGGTATGGAGAAGGTAGCAAGGCAATGCTGGTCTGCAGCGCAGAACCAGACGCAAAGAAAGTCAATAAATATGCCCAAGATTATGCTAAGGACAAAAACAGACCGAAATATAGTTGGAAACCGTGGTCATCAAATCAATGCCGCGATTTTTCAAACCGAGCTTTTGGAGCAGGGCAATGA
- a CDS encoding Imm58 family immunity protein, with protein sequence MSTKVWKVTTILLALACAVLTYRVFDQGVTRTYLDASTEQCAKHSALLASIVEHEWSGLTEEQLMPKLKAYVVSRTDEPLVLKRDPETNTIYLDGVRFEFKDGKLVKVL encoded by the coding sequence ATGAGTACGAAAGTGTGGAAAGTGACCACGATATTGCTTGCTTTAGCTTGTGCCGTTTTGACGTATCGTGTGTTTGACCAAGGCGTGACTCGCACATACCTTGACGCCAGTACGGAGCAATGTGCTAAGCACAGCGCGTTACTTGCGAGCATAGTCGAGCACGAATGGTCGGGTTTAACTGAAGAGCAACTAATGCCAAAACTAAAAGCTTATGTTGTATCGCGAACGGATGAGCCGCTTGTTTTAAAGCGGGACCCAGAGACAAACACCATATATCTGGACGGGGTTCGCTTCGAATTTAAAGATGGCAAGCTCGTAAAAGTCCTGTAG
- a CDS encoding transposase, with the protein MADLAPYQSQIVGVAVESTYNWYWLVDGLMDRGYVAHLVNAAAIPQYDGLKHGDDHTDAMHLAQLMRLGLLPEGYIYPREQRATRDLLRRRFALVRQAVRMMLSIQSSFSRNTAKQLSSNTLRRLPPAQLEVLFPDLATRYGVLIQFKLWLTLQDHIAVLEHWVRKDLAHPDQLRRLQSVPGIGSILGMTILLESGTIERLDSVSDYAWYCRMVESVRLSA; encoded by the coding sequence TTGGCCGATCTGGCCCCGTACCAAAGCCAAATCGTCGGGGTGGCGGTGGAGTCCACCTATAACTGGTATTGGCTCGTTGATGGGCTGATGGACCGCGGCTACGTCGCGCATCTGGTGAATGCCGCCGCGATCCCGCAATACGACGGTCTCAAACACGGCGATGATCACACCGATGCCATGCACCTGGCCCAACTGATGCGGCTAGGCCTCTTACCGGAGGGCTACATCTATCCGCGTGAACAACGCGCCACGCGCGATCTGCTGCGACGCCGCTTTGCGTTGGTACGGCAGGCTGTTCGCATGATGCTCTCGATCCAATCCAGCTTCAGTCGTAACACCGCCAAACAACTGTCGAGCAATACCTTGCGCCGGTTGCCGCCGGCGCAATTGGAAGTGCTGTTTCCGGATCTGGCTACACGCTATGGCGTGCTGATCCAGTTCAAATTGTGGCTGACGTTGCAGGATCACATTGCCGTTCTGGAACACTGGGTGCGCAAAGACCTTGCGCATCCCGATCAGCTGCGGCGGTTACAAAGCGTGCCCGGCATCGGCTCCATTTTAGGTATGACGATTCTGCTCGAAAGCGGAACCATCGAGCGCCTCGATTCGGTGAGCGATTACGCCTGGTATTGCCGTATGGTGGAGAGCGTTCGGTTATCCGCTTGA
- a CDS encoding ABC transporter ATP-binding protein, translated as MRIEYRIEHPIALSAAFDVEGFTVLLGASGEGKSLLLRAIAGLTPAQGEPFSAMAAQHRAVGYLPQGYALFPHLNAWQNVAFALRGAQRRAQAMALLERVHMAEFAERYPATLSGGQQQRVALARAMARRPQLLLLDEPTSALDPVTRDDVIAELIGEVHEFGIPTLAVSHDPQLAAVADRLVLMHHRRIIQIGPPDLVYANPVNGAAARLLGHRNVHRGRIEGAPGARRLIWQEGAVAFPLDGQHSANGDVDWTIDPEAIRLVDARDTSIDAIPASIEVKHVIGRITHLGFRCGQGRLWVSTSGQNSIPESPALHLPADAIRCWERKSDERVTDKTQR; from the coding sequence ATGCGCATCGAGTACCGTATCGAACACCCCATCGCGTTAAGCGCGGCCTTCGACGTCGAAGGTTTTACCGTGTTGTTGGGCGCAAGCGGCGAAGGCAAATCACTTTTGCTTCGGGCGATTGCCGGTTTGACGCCAGCGCAAGGCGAGCCATTTTCCGCCATGGCTGCGCAACATCGCGCGGTAGGTTATCTGCCACAGGGGTACGCGCTGTTTCCGCACCTCAATGCGTGGCAGAACGTCGCCTTCGCATTACGTGGCGCACAGCGACGCGCTCAAGCGATGGCGCTACTCGAACGCGTGCATATGGCGGAATTTGCCGAACGCTACCCGGCGACCTTGTCCGGCGGACAGCAGCAACGCGTCGCGTTGGCACGCGCCATGGCGCGAAGGCCGCAATTGCTGCTACTGGACGAACCCACGTCCGCGCTGGACCCGGTAACGCGCGACGATGTCATCGCGGAACTGATTGGCGAAGTCCACGAGTTCGGCATTCCCACGCTGGCCGTAAGCCACGATCCGCAACTCGCCGCCGTGGCGGATCGGCTAGTGTTGATGCACCACCGACGCATCATTCAAATCGGTCCACCAGACCTTGTTTACGCAAACCCCGTCAACGGAGCAGCCGCTCGACTGCTAGGGCATCGCAATGTGCATCGCGGAAGAATCGAAGGCGCCCCGGGCGCACGCCGGCTGATATGGCAAGAAGGTGCCGTCGCTTTTCCGCTCGACGGCCAGCACAGTGCGAATGGCGACGTCGATTGGACCATCGACCCGGAAGCCATTCGCCTCGTCGATGCGCGAGATACGTCGATCGATGCGATTCCTGCATCAATAGAAGTCAAGCACGTGATAGGACGCATCACCCATCTAGGATTTCGCTGCGGCCAGGGACGCCTATGGGTATCTACCTCCGGCCAAAACTCCATCCCCGAATCGCCTGCCCTGCATCTTCCTGCTGACGCTATTCGGTGCTGGGAGCGAAAAAGCGATGAGCGTGTGACCGACAAGACGCAGCGATAA
- a CDS encoding ABC transporter permease subunit, giving the protein MSNAKAQLPVWVSGVTLLLLIAPFVGLALGTPWHQFGFADGDGSAIGVSLIYSIVALVLIIALGTPLAWWLARYPIHGRWLIDALLLLALLTPPLAMGLLLASMYGPYGPAGSLLERAGLVLTNSAPAFVMAQFYSALPYYVIAARAAFESVPRELEQIALTLGHSPWRSFLHVSLPLARLGLAAAIALAWVRALGEFGAVLIVAYYPQGIPVKLWVNLQNIGLSAVYPLLWVFFIVAMPLPLLVGLAARRRHLF; this is encoded by the coding sequence ATGAGCAACGCTAAAGCGCAACTTCCAGTATGGGTGAGCGGCGTAACACTGCTGCTTTTGATCGCGCCCTTTGTCGGGCTTGCGCTGGGTACGCCGTGGCATCAATTCGGCTTTGCCGATGGGGACGGTAGCGCCATTGGCGTTTCGCTTATTTACAGCATCGTCGCCCTCGTCTTGATAATCGCGCTCGGTACGCCACTGGCATGGTGGCTTGCGCGTTACCCCATTCACGGCCGATGGTTGATCGATGCGCTGCTGCTTCTCGCGCTGCTGACGCCGCCGCTCGCGATGGGTTTGTTGTTGGCGTCCATGTATGGACCTTACGGCCCGGCGGGCAGTCTGCTCGAACGCGCGGGGCTGGTGCTAACCAACTCCGCGCCCGCATTTGTCATGGCGCAGTTTTATAGCGCGCTCCCCTATTACGTAATCGCCGCACGAGCCGCATTCGAAAGCGTGCCGCGCGAATTGGAACAGATCGCATTGACGCTGGGGCATTCGCCGTGGCGTAGTTTTCTTCACGTCAGTCTGCCCCTCGCACGACTGGGATTGGCGGCGGCAATTGCGCTGGCTTGGGTGCGCGCACTGGGCGAATTCGGCGCCGTGCTGATCGTGGCGTATTACCCGCAAGGCATCCCGGTAAAGCTGTGGGTGAATTTGCAGAACATCGGATTAAGCGCGGTGTATCCGCTGCTGTGGGTCTTCTTTATTGTCGCCATGCCCTTACCTTTGCTGGTTGGCTTGGCCGCGCGCCGCAGGCATTTGTTCTGA
- a CDS encoding extracellular solute-binding protein translates to MKKWSLLAAFLSLIGVCAYAQTAPVLRVAYAGSMGVVMDNAVGPDFAKAHQATYQGIGQGSYALARLLAAHQLQADVFVTITPGPMQVLKQAGLVTAGTPVASTQMVVIYSPHSRFAHDLDAASHGQKKWYDVLSESGIRLGRTDPAVDPQGANVLLALQLASNYYHKPDLLKAITGSPQNPAQIFTEPSLMSRLEAGQIDVAIGYLSAAQSHHLPTIALPDEINLGNPDMQAPWYDRASVALPNGKTLHVQPLVFYAGALTNAQQSDLARAFVDYLQSSQGQALLREHGYSAPRGNSL, encoded by the coding sequence TTGAAGAAGTGGTCGCTGCTTGCTGCCTTTCTGAGTCTGATCGGCGTATGCGCCTACGCACAGACTGCTCCCGTGTTGCGCGTCGCCTACGCCGGCTCCATGGGCGTGGTCATGGACAACGCTGTCGGCCCCGATTTCGCCAAAGCGCATCAGGCCACGTATCAAGGTATCGGCCAAGGTTCATATGCTTTAGCGCGCCTGCTGGCTGCGCATCAATTGCAAGCAGATGTTTTCGTCACCATCACGCCAGGCCCCATGCAGGTGCTTAAGCAAGCCGGACTGGTAACGGCCGGCACGCCCGTAGCCAGCACGCAGATGGTGGTGATCTACAGTCCTCACAGCCGATTTGCTCACGATTTGGATGCCGCGTCGCATGGCCAGAAAAAATGGTACGACGTATTGAGCGAATCCGGCATTCGTTTGGGACGCACCGATCCCGCAGTCGATCCGCAAGGCGCAAACGTGCTGCTGGCCTTGCAGCTCGCCTCGAATTACTACCACAAGCCCGATTTACTAAAAGCCATCACCGGATCGCCGCAGAACCCCGCGCAGATCTTTACCGAGCCATCGCTCATGTCGCGACTGGAAGCCGGACAAATCGATGTCGCTATCGGTTACCTGAGCGCGGCGCAGTCGCATCATCTCCCAACGATCGCCCTGCCCGATGAAATCAACCTTGGCAATCCGGATATGCAAGCCCCGTGGTACGACCGCGCATCCGTCGCGCTGCCAAATGGCAAGACGTTGCATGTGCAGCCATTGGTTTTCTACGCCGGCGCGTTGACCAATGCGCAACAGTCTGACTTGGCACGTGCGTTCGTCGACTACTTGCAAAGCTCTCAGGGACAAGCTTTGTTGCGCGAGCACGGTTACAGCGCGCCGCGCGGAAACAGTCTATGA
- a CDS encoding molybdenum cofactor guanylyltransferase — protein sequence MTTAIEPARCIGVVLAGGLSSRMGRDKALLPWHGRPLIEHQIALLKAAGANEVKVSGSRPDYHGVADLVPLAGPIGGIASIAAACDDGDLLIVPVDMPRLQASLLQRLLDAERNAACARFVNRVLPMRLRLNASSRGALNALIVATDKRDRSLRALQERIGMVEIALSDDEAKQLIDCNTEETWQEVIA from the coding sequence ATGACCACAGCCATTGAGCCAGCGCGCTGTATCGGCGTAGTGCTCGCTGGCGGGCTTTCCTCGCGCATGGGGCGCGACAAAGCATTGCTTCCATGGCATGGGCGGCCGTTGATCGAACATCAAATCGCGCTGCTGAAAGCGGCGGGCGCGAACGAGGTGAAAGTCAGCGGCAGTCGTCCCGACTATCACGGCGTCGCCGATCTCGTTCCTCTCGCCGGCCCCATCGGCGGTATCGCTAGCATCGCGGCGGCATGCGACGACGGCGATCTGCTCATCGTTCCAGTCGATATGCCGCGGCTGCAGGCATCGTTGCTGCAACGCTTGCTCGATGCCGAGCGCAATGCCGCGTGTGCGCGGTTCGTTAATCGTGTTCTGCCCATGCGTCTTCGGCTGAATGCGAGTAGTCGAGGCGCATTGAATGCGTTGATCGTTGCAACCGACAAGCGCGACCGATCGCTGCGAGCGCTGCAAGAACGGATCGGCATGGTTGAAATCGCTCTTTCCGACGACGAGGCGAAGCAGTTGATCGACTGCAACACGGAAGAAACCTGGCAGGAGGTAATTGCATGA
- a CDS encoding molybdenum cofactor biosynthesis protein MoaE gives MTDLYTAVVDISEAALDPATALDFVSDPRFGGIDIFIGKVREHNLGRIVTGISYDLFEPLALRTFEAIDARARAEIGGPMKLYIAHAKGDLRIGDVAVIVAAGTPHRDEAFRACRLAIEAVKHEAPIWKQEHYIDGDSAWSEGCSLCDEQREAEHAATLRGDVHDHSH, from the coding sequence ATGACAGATCTCTACACAGCGGTTGTCGATATAAGTGAAGCGGCGCTGGACCCTGCGACAGCCCTGGATTTTGTTTCCGATCCACGCTTCGGCGGCATCGATATCTTTATCGGCAAAGTGCGCGAGCACAATCTCGGCCGTATCGTGACCGGCATCAGCTACGACCTGTTCGAGCCGTTGGCGCTGCGCACCTTCGAAGCGATCGATGCGCGCGCCCGCGCGGAAATCGGCGGACCTATGAAACTGTACATCGCGCACGCCAAAGGCGATCTGCGCATCGGCGATGTAGCCGTGATCGTCGCAGCCGGCACACCGCATCGCGACGAAGCGTTCCGCGCCTGTCGTCTTGCCATCGAAGCGGTAAAGCACGAAGCGCCGATCTGGAAACAGGAACACTACATCGACGGCGACAGCGCCTGGAGCGAAGGTTGCTCGTTATGCGATGAACAACGCGAGGCCGAACACGCCGCCACCCTGCGCGGAGACGTGCATGACCACAGCCATTGA
- a CDS encoding MoaD/ThiS family protein — protein MKVRIALFGALRDADARGFIELDAPDVCTIATLRDLLREHLREHAPHISANLVQRSAFASDDEILHNHRTLPDNGKLAILPPVSGG, from the coding sequence ATGAAAGTGCGCATCGCCTTGTTCGGCGCCTTACGCGATGCGGACGCACGCGGTTTCATTGAACTGGATGCACCCGACGTGTGCACGATTGCGACTCTGCGCGATCTGTTGCGCGAGCATCTTCGAGAACATGCTCCGCATATCAGCGCAAACCTCGTGCAACGCTCCGCGTTCGCCAGCGACGATGAAATTCTGCACAACCACCGCACGCTTCCCGACAACGGAAAGCTGGCGATATTGCCGCCAGTGAGTGGAGGCTGA
- the glp gene encoding gephyrin-like molybdotransferase Glp: MSQDTLAYEQALRIVLDASARRGTEECSIATCLGRVLATPIVSAVDLPPFDNSAMDGFALRGASTLHAGTELDVEGEQAAGDGIRHAQYGAWEIMTGARMPDGLDRVIPVEQTERLASGARVRLLADVASGQNVRTAGSDVARGENVLDAGTVLQPQHVMLLAALGVAKVPVAERPRVAVLCTGRELVDDPSQTLASGQIRNSNGPFLAARLPLAGAEVVHVETVGDDAVAFESALHRALNAGAKIIVTSGAVSMGRYDFVPQALERLGAKTLFHKVAIRPGKPLLFAQLPNNVLLFGLPGNPIAVAVGLRFFVEPALRVMLGIPSETPRRIPLSKAYSKKPRLRFHLKSRMHIDAEGRLAVEVLDGQESYRIRPLADANAWAVVPADVDALLAGALVDVYGVGHFEFPLPYEATP; encoded by the coding sequence ATGAGTCAGGACACGCTCGCTTACGAACAGGCGTTGCGCATCGTGCTCGATGCAAGCGCAAGGCGCGGCACGGAAGAGTGTTCGATCGCGACATGCCTCGGTCGCGTATTGGCCACCCCTATCGTCAGCGCGGTCGACTTGCCGCCGTTCGACAATTCCGCCATGGATGGTTTTGCGTTGCGCGGTGCATCCACGCTTCATGCCGGTACGGAACTGGATGTTGAGGGTGAACAAGCCGCCGGCGATGGCATTCGCCATGCCCAGTATGGCGCGTGGGAAATCATGACTGGCGCACGCATGCCCGACGGTCTGGACCGCGTTATTCCGGTCGAGCAGACAGAACGATTGGCGTCTGGCGCACGCGTTCGACTATTGGCGGATGTCGCATCCGGACAAAACGTGCGCACGGCGGGTTCCGATGTCGCTCGCGGCGAAAACGTGCTCGATGCCGGCACCGTTCTGCAGCCGCAACATGTCATGTTGCTTGCCGCGCTTGGCGTGGCGAAGGTACCGGTCGCAGAGCGCCCGCGCGTCGCCGTGCTCTGCACGGGGCGCGAGTTGGTCGACGATCCTTCGCAAACCTTGGCGTCCGGCCAAATCCGCAATTCCAACGGCCCCTTTCTCGCTGCGCGCCTGCCCTTGGCAGGCGCCGAAGTCGTGCATGTCGAAACGGTGGGCGACGATGCCGTCGCGTTCGAATCGGCTTTGCATCGCGCGTTGAATGCGGGCGCCAAGATCATCGTCACCAGCGGCGCTGTGTCGATGGGCCGCTACGATTTCGTACCGCAAGCGCTGGAACGTCTCGGTGCGAAAACGCTCTTTCATAAAGTGGCGATACGCCCCGGTAAACCGCTGCTGTTTGCCCAGCTTCCCAACAACGTATTGCTCTTTGGATTGCCCGGCAATCCGATTGCGGTGGCGGTCGGCCTGCGATTCTTTGTCGAGCCGGCATTGCGAGTCATGCTTGGCATTCCATCGGAAACGCCGCGACGCATCCCCTTGAGCAAGGCATACAGCAAGAAACCGCGTCTGCGTTTTCACCTCAAGAGCCGCATGCACATCGACGCGGAAGGCCGTCTTGCGGTGGAGGTGCTCGACGGCCAAGAGTCTTACCGCATCCGTCCGCTGGCTGACGCCAATGCTTGGGCAGTTGTGCCGGCCGACGTCGATGCCCTACTCGCCGGCGCGTTGGTGGATGTTTACGGCGTCGGTCATTTCGAATTTCCATTGCCGTACGAGGCCACGCCATGA